CTCAGTCAGCATCTGTCTGGCTAACATCCCCCCCCTGGTGGCTATATAGTTGAACAACGTCCCTCCACCATTTACATGGATGGTCTTTGTGTGAGAGACGATGCTGATCAAGACTGACAGCTCCTCCGATGGAGTCCGAGTACAAAGGGCCTACCAGCATCAAGTTCACCATCAGAACATGCATAGTCGTGGTGCATCACTAATGTTAAGGGATGGAGAAGGGTTTTTATTACATGAGATGGAGTCTTgagtctttttttttttgcatccGAGAGAGTTAGTGGCTTCGATGCATGATGCATTTCCCTTTAAACAAAAACAGTATATTCCTCTCCCTGGCATGCTTTGTTCTACGCCCTCGTATACACCCACACGCTGTACgcatctctcctctgtctccctcgtctattctcctctccatcctctagcACGTTTACCATATCTCCTCATTCACTCCTGTTGCACTTCTCACATCTCCCTCACTCCCCCTTCACTTCTGTCTCTTATCATCCCTCTTTTTTTTCTTTGCATTGcatatctctctcttttctctcctctcccatcacccCCTCCTCCTATTTGCACTCCCTCTTATTTCTCTCCTCACCCTTCATTATCATCTGCTGTATTTCCTCTCATCCCCCAATATCGCCCTATCAGCCATCTCTCCTCCTATTTGAATCTCTTTAatctccactcctcttccctttcctctcccttATCAACCCATCTCCTTTTATATTCATTCCCTCTGTCTCTTTTTACTGTCTCCATTCCCTGTAATTACTCCtctgttccttctctctctggtttGGCGTTGCTTTCCcttccctttctcccctctcatttctcctgtcttctctgtcctctctcctgtcagtcTTGCTTATTTTGCAttcccttttttttctccactccctctctctcgctcttccctcctacatgtctctctcctttccatcTCCATCTGCATGTGTGTGCTTGCTGACAATAATGTGCTGTGCTGTCCAGAGCCACCAGTACAGTCCGGGTGTGATCGTCACGCTATGAATCAGGCCTGTCACCCATTCCCCTACCACTTCTACCATGTCTCTGTGAAACCCTCTGCCTAGCCCCCAGCGGGGTCACACTGATAGTCATCCGCCATGTTTGAGCCCCCTCTCCTTGCTCATTAATCTGATTGCTCTCGCCTCCCCTTATTACCCCCTCCAACTCAAGGGAATGAGGGCTGAGACACCAGACGATGCCACCTCTGCTAATAGTTTTAGTATACCATCTCACTCTTGCCTCATTATGTTAGCATATTATCTCACTCTTCCTTCATTATGCTAGCGTAGCATCTCACTCTTTCCTCATTATGTTAGCGTAGCATCTGACTCTTTCCTCATgatgttagcttagcatctcactctttcctcatgatgttagcttagcatctcacTCTTTCCTCATTATGTTAGCCTACCATCTCACTCTTGCCTCATTATGTTAGCATATCATCTCACTCTTCCTTCATTATGTTAGCGTAGCATCTCACTCTTTCCTCATGATGTCAGCTTAGCATCTCACTTCTTCTTCATGATGTCAGAGTAGCATTTCAGTCCACCTTCATGATATTTGCATAGCATCTCACTCCCTTCCTCACGTTATTCAGCCAGCCTGTGTGTGAATGGGAAGACTGCTGCCACTGTTGCTGATGCATCCATGTAATGGCGGTTGGTTGCCTGCAAAGCTGATAAGGGCACGAGGCTCGCAGGCAGATTATGTGATGATAAGAGACATCAGTGATGAACACTGAAGAGGCTGGATTGTTGTACTCAATggcccttctttctttctttctttctttctttctttctttctttctttctttctttctttctttctttctttctttctttctttctttctttctttctttctttctttctttctttctttctctctctctcttttgctatctcttcttctcctcaatgttctctctcttttattctctctttctttctttcatgctcgctctctctctctccaactctcttctctccatcttttttctctctctcccaatctcccGCCAACAGACAAAGACAAGCCCCAGGACTCGGACGAGGACACCATGGGTGGGGGCCCAGGCGGTCGGCCTTCCCAGTCGGCTTTCCTGGGGCCCCATCTGTGGGAGCGCACGCTACCCTGCAGCGACGGTGGCCTCTTCCAGCTGCAGTACATGGACCTGGAGGAGTTCCTGACTGAGAACGGCATGGCCATGCACAGCAAAGGTGGCAACAGCTCCAGCGCCAGCGCACAGGTGCCCTCGCAGAGCTCCCTGCAGTCGGCCGTGCCCAACCAGAGCTCCCAGTGCCCGCCATCCTCCCCTCCGCtatgttcttcttcttcatcatcctccatgtcctcctcatcttcctcctcctcactgctggGCCTGGACAACGGGCCGCCACCACCAAACAGACTGCCAGGCATGATGGGAGGGCCCGAGTGCCTACGTGGTTAGTAGGGTGTGTGGTTAAAGAGGGGAGGGTGTGGGTTTgtccaggtatgtgtgtgtgtttgattgtgtcCACACGAGTGTTTCTGTTTCATTCTGACCGTATGTTTGCATGTTTTGCGTTGGtgtatcaaatcacattttattgatcacatacacgtgtttagcagatgttattgcgggtgctagcgaaatgcttgtgtttctagctccagcagtgcagtgaTATCTAATAAgtgatatctaacaatttcacaaccatACACGCGCGCGTTTGCACGCGCAAATCTGTGTGTCTAAGCAAATCTTGTGTGCGGAAGCTCGACAATGTTGCAAGATGACTGGAACCGTCATTGCAGTAGTTGCTGCACCCTCAACATTCCCTAGGTCGGCATTGGTTGGTGGGGGAAAGCACGGCAGTTTGTGGAGCACAAAGGCAAAAACAAGTATGTAGGAGGGCCAGTGGAACGGCTTTGTGTTTCATTTGTCTAGTGTGAAATTGGTGGCATGATGCTGGCAGAAGATGTTATGTCAGCAGAAGCTATATAAAAAGACAGGGTATAGTCTCAAGCTAGTCCAATAGACTTTTCACTGCCCTTTATTTTGACGCTAACGCCTTCTGGTGGCATTTTCTAAACGACGCATGATATTGTATACTACCTTTATAAAGTACATTTAGTTTTCAAAACTACAAGCACATGCTTTACAATAACCATCAAGGTGTACCCTTTCCATGCATACTAAATGTTTGCACTTTTGGTGACTTGACTTATATTGCAGACTCCATGGGTTGCAGGGGGCAGATTCTTATGACATTGCCAGCAGTAAGATTTTAGTTCGATTTCCAAAAAGACAAGGGGACTGTAGCCTTCAAATAGTTATGTCACGTTCCATTTTCTGACAAAACATTCTTGCCGGATCTGGTACTGGGTCCAACACAACCACTCAGAGTTTACAAATACAGATCTGCTAAATACGTGCAACACAATCACACTACATTTATAAAGAGAACCTACACTGACTGGTCACAGAACAGGAAAAACAGAGTTACACCTTAGCTTAGAGAAATAAACAAATACATCAATCATTGAAATGGTGAGGTTAACTTAAGATCTCCCCTCTTTTACCACAATGATTCATTTGAATGAAATGTGGAGATGAAAGGGTTATTAAGGAAGACTGCAGTACAGTAAAaactgcacagagagagagagagagctgtcatttttctctccctcactctctcccctccctctctcacacgcTTGGGCCATGTGCAGGCATCGCGTCACGTGCCGATGCAGAGAGCAATGGAGCGAGAGACGGGAAGGGTGGGGCATAGGAAGAGGGAGGGGTCGGAGGGAGGCATAGAGGGGGAGTaaagcagagagcgagagataacATTGCATAAGACTAGCCTAGCATAAAGAAGCAGAGAGATTTACATTGCAGAGATAACGCCACCATGTCGCCATACCAGTGTTACACACTGAACAACTTTGTGACATAACATTTCAGAATTTCATGTTGTTGACAAGGACTGAGGGAAAGACTACTGTGAAATGAAAGGTGAGGTGTATTGtttgtgtgtgatggggggggaTAGTTTGTCTTATGAATACTTAGGAAGGAAGAATTCTGTGTATATTTTAAATATAAGctagagggaggtggtggtatgttGGGTGGGGTAGGGGTTGGAGGGGTATTGTAGGGAACTGTCTTTGTGGTGGCTATGGAGCAAGGGGACTGGGGAATGCATTTTATGTAACACACTTCCTACATTCCATTTCAGCATTGCATTTCCTCAAGTGTTTTCTAAAGACAGAGCACAATCAAACAATTGTTGCCAACAAGACTGATTTCCCCAGAGagaatgcaataatcaataacacgAGACCAATATTTATTTCAAATGTAAAATTAAATGGCTATGTTATAGCTAATTTATGAATGTATAGGGAATGTATTGGTTGTCTTCCAGAGAGCAGCTGGTCTTGATTAGGCTATACCCCTTGACAAAAAGCTGCTGTGGCCATAGCTACAGCTCATATTACACCACAGGGAAGTAAAACAATGTAGTGAAGGCCTAATAAATTGCAGTCTAATTTCACTGGTTAAAGTTGAGTGtgaaaaaataataacaaattaTAGTGTGTTTGGATTATGAGCGCTTTAAAAATCCTGCTCAGAAGTGTTACCTGGAAAATTAGCATGTGTTGCTATCGAATGTCAAAAATGTATATTAAAGGAGTTGgttcactattttacaacttgatgatagatggttcctcaccctgaaagtagtctatgggccaggagaaactgtaatcaGGTTTCTATAAACAGCCACTACAAACGTCAGTTAACTTTAGACACCACAAGCTAACAATCAATGGAAGTGATGGGggcgtgtgtgttttttttaaaatggcAAAATCACCTTTTAAGCAACATCAAACTAAATATGGAGTTGATTTAAATTGATTTCAAGGGATTTGGACATTATTTTTGTAAACATGCTCACGTGCCCCTATCACTTCCATTCACTCTTAGCTTGTGGTGGCTAAAGATAGCTGAAGTGTGTAGTGGCTGTTTAAAGAAAACTGAACCTTGGATTACATAGACTACTTTAagggtgaggaaccatctaacatcaagttgtaaaataTTGAACTACTCCTTTAAAGATAATGCATATTTTACTAACTGAGGGAAATATAGTAGGACATTGATCAAAGgttaaagaggggggagagagcaatGGCCATACGAAAGCTCAGTGCTGTGTGTAGAAGGTTGTTTACACAGCAGCACTGTTCTTGGATCAGTTTCAACTTTTTGCCCAAAATGGTTGTTATTAGGATTAGGCTTTCGCGTCGGCTTATCCTGGATCAGCCAGCTCAACCacatgactgactgattgatgtaGCCTATGCTTCCACCTGGTGGACGATCTGTATCACTGCAGCCACCGTGCAGCAGCCAGTTTATAAATGAGTGATGTTGCCATATACACAGAAATAACAAATCCTCTTTACCTTATTCTCGGCATGCTGGAGGCTTTGACCTTTCACCCTGGCCACGGTGTGAAGCATGTGACCAACCAAAAGTTTTGTTTTTGTTGGCCTCTCTCATTATAGGTTGCCAGGTCATGCCTCCAGACCTCTcgccctcctccaccacctcctcctcctgcctccccGGGCCGCCAGGAGGCTCACTGGTCGCCAACGGCAGCGCTGACGTCATGGTGAACTTTGACCCTGACCCGGCGGACGTGGCGCTGTCCAGCGTGCCGGGCCAGGAGGCCTTCGACCCCCGGAGGCACCGCTTCTCGGACGAGGAGCTCAAGCCACAGCCCATGATCAAGAAAGCCCGCAAGATGCTGGTCCCAGATGAGCAGAAGGTACTACATTTCTTGCGATTCTTGGCTTTAAACGTAGTTTGCACCTAAGAAGCTTCAAGGTAAAGTTAGCAATATGATGTCATCATACGAAGCGGGGCAACTTCCTGTTTACTCAAGTGAATGACAATGGGGGCATGCCTCAAGGGAGGGCACACATTGGGAAGGGCCAAAAGTGGAAAGTTTGAACTGGCATGTAGATATGCATGCAATAAATAACAAGGTAGGAAACTCTCATATTGCTTTCTGTAGAGTAGCTAATTGTGACGGCATTGTTATTAAGGCACACACTTTAATAAAatctttatatacagttgaagtcggaagtttacatacacttaggttggagtcattaaaacttgtttttcaaccactccacaaatttcttgttaacaaactatagttttggcaagtcggttaggacatctactttgtgcatgacacaagtaatttttccaacaattgtttacagattatttcacttataattcactttatcacaattccagtgggtcagaagtttacatccactaagttgactgtgcctttaaacagcttggaaaactccagaaaatgatgtcatggctttagaagcttctgataggctaattgacataatttgaggcaattggaggtgtacctgtggatgtatttcaaggcctaccttcaaactcagtgcctctttgcttgacatcatgggaaaatcaaaagaaatcagccaagacctcagaaagaaaatggttcatccttgggagcaatttccaaacacctgaaggtaccacgttcatctgtacaaacaatagtacaaaagtataaacaccatgggaccatgcagccgtcataccgctcctagagatgaaagtacttttgtgtgaaaagtgcaaatcaatcccagaacaacagcaaaggaccttgtgaagatgctggaggaaacaggtacaaaagtatctatatctacagtaaaaacgagtcctatatcgacataacctgaaaggccgttcagcaaggaagaagccactgctccaaaaccgcataaaaaagccagactacggtttgcaactgcacatggggacaaagatcgttctttttggagaaatgtcctctggtctgattaaacaa
This genomic interval from Salmo salar chromosome ssa27, Ssal_v3.1, whole genome shotgun sequence contains the following:
- the LOC106588446 gene encoding thyrotroph embryonic factor, with amino-acid sequence MSRPLTQLLPPDLPAGASPQFSTGNLAGSVPTGGHLNSMASLKTLLQLPIKADQRAKHCCAMKDKDKPQDSDEDTMGGGPGGRPSQSAFLGPHLWERTLPCSDGGLFQLQYMDLEEFLTENGMAMHSKGGNSSSASAQVPSQSSLQSAVPNQSSQCPPSSPPLCSSSSSSSMSSSSSSSSLLGLDNGPPPPNRLPGMMGGPECLRGCQVMPPDLSPSSTTSSSCLPGPPGGSLVANGSADVMVNFDPDPADVALSSVPGQEAFDPRRHRFSDEELKPQPMIKKARKMLVPDEQKDDKYWSRRYKNNEAAKRSRDARRLKENQITVRAAFLERENAALRQEVADMHKELGRCRNILNKFESRHGDL